AAACGCCATTCATCGCGAAAACTACGGTTACAAAATTTTGTTTCTCATAGTTGTTCCTAAAAAATCATGGAAGAATAACAAGAGAAATGACAAAATAGAATCTGCTCAAAAAGAAGAATACGAAAAATCAGTTGGGATCGATTACAATACTATTCAAGTAAAAGAATATTTAAGTATTAAAGAGACGTGTTTACTTCTCGGTATTAGCAGAATGAGCTTACATCGTTATCTAAAAAAGAAATTAATTATCTCTGCGGAACTCGGTGGGAGAATAATTATTCAAAGGAAATCAATTACTAAACTTTTAAAATAAAATGGCTGTACACCTTCGTCAAAAAGAATTAAAAAATGGGTTAATGAGTCTTTATTTAGACTACTACCCTCCTATCAGAAAAATGATGGCAAATTAACACGCAGAGAATTTTAAATAGAACGATCTATAAGAAACCCCAAAACGCAGAAGAAAAAGAATAAATAAGGAAAATTTAAATTTTGCAAATTTACTCCGACTCAAATGAAAAAGGAATATTGAATGAGCAAGATGGCATCTTCGATTCTACGAATAAAAAAATGGATTTCCTTAAATATTTCAATAGCCTGATAGAAAAAAGACAAGAAGATATCGGAAAACAGGATAACCACTTAGGTGCATTACATTATCTTCAGGCTTTTACAAACGGAAAATGCATCATGGGTGAAATCAATGAAAGCTTTTGTAATCGTTTCAAAAACTATTTACTAAATGCTGAAAGATTAAATACTGTAAGAGGATTAAAACTAGCACAAAATTCAGCTGCAAGTTATTTCAACAAATTCCGTGCAGCTGTTACTCAAGCGTTTGATGAAAGATTAATAAATGACAACCCTCTTAAACATGTTAAAGGGATAGAGCAAAAGGAAAGTAAACGAGAATTTTTAACACAAGAAGAATTGCAAAAATTAGTTCAAACTGACTGCGATTTACCAATTCTAAAAACGGCTTGCTTGTTTTCCGCCTTGACTGGCCTGCGCTGGTCAGACCTTTCAGCACTAAAATGGAAAGATATTCAGCATACAGAAGGGAAAGGTTATTTTTTACATTTGACACAAAAGAAAACTCAGGATGTAATTATGCATCCTATTAATGATAAAGCCGTTCAAATTCTAGGAACACCATTAGATCCTAACGAAAAAATCTTTTATGGTTTAAAATACAATGACAGCAATAACGATAGACTAAAAAGATGGGTGTTAAAAGCAGGAATTGAGAAAAAATCACTCTACACAATTTCCGGCACACATATGCTACGCTTATTTTAAATAAAGGTGCAGATATTTTTACCGTTTCAAAATTACTTGGTCATAAAAACATTAGAACCACAATGATATATGCAAAAATTTTAACTGAAACCAAAGTAACTGCCGCTAACCTAATAGATATTGACTTATGAAAGAGACAGAATATGACTTCCCAAGCACTGTAAGACATGTCTATGATATTGATGTGTTTGAAATTTTAGATCAATTAAGAACAAAATTGAGCTCCAATATTGAGGCTCTTCCATCTCACTTGCGTGATTTAAAATTCATTGATGATGATGAAGAATTCTTTGTTTCTTTTATGAAAAAAGAAGGAATTGATTTAACGGAGAATAAAAAATATAGAAATTACATCATTCCTTCCTCGAATAATCTTTATCACCATTATTTAGGTTGGAAAATCCTATCCATGGATGCTTACAAAATCGAACCACTACTCTCCTATCAGTCTGTTTTATTTTTGGGAAATGATTATGCACCAAAAGACAATTTTTTAGGCCTGTTGGAATATTCAACTTATACTTTTGTTAAAGGAAGAAATTACTTTAATGAATTTATGCGATTGGAAAAGATGGTGGATTGGCTCGAACGAAACAGAGTCTTCTTGCTTAATAAGGCATACAATAATGATGATCCAATTGAAGCAGATGAAATGAATTCTAGAGATGAGTCAAAAGTAAGAACAGTATTAATGAATCCTGATTTTGCTTCAATTTTAGTTGAAAAATTAAAGCAATACTTTCCTGAAGTTCAACACACAAATCTGTATAATCTTATTATTAAAGATCAATTTAAATCGAAATTATCATTTTCAGGAAATAGGAATCAGCTAACAGAACTATTTAAACGATTTCATTATAATGGAAAAATTACGGTTCGAACATACGATGTCTTAGCGACTTGGATCTCCGCAAATTTTGAAGTGCTGGGTGAAAATAATACGATCGAACAACTAAATCAAGATACTATTCTTGCTATTCTAAAAAATTCTGAAAAAGAAGCACCAAAGGGGAAAAGAATTTTAGAGGATATGGCCGAGTATATAGTACCAAAACAAAGAAGGCAGGCAAAAGAAA
This sequence is a window from Bacteroidota bacterium. Protein-coding genes within it:
- a CDS encoding helix-turn-helix domain-containing protein is translated as MFLIVVPKKSWKNNKRNDKIESAQKEEYEKSVGIDYNTIQVKEYLSIKETCLLLGISRMSLHRYLKKKLIISAELGGRIIIQRKSITKLLK
- a CDS encoding site-specific integrase, yielding MQIYSDSNEKGILNEQDGIFDSTNKKMDFLKYFNSLIEKRQEDIGKQDNHLGALHYLQAFTNGKCIMGEINESFCNRFKNYLLNAERLNTVRGLKLAQNSAASYFNKFRAAVTQAFDERLINDNPLKHVKGIEQKESKREFLTQEELQKLVQTDCDLPILKTACLFSALTGLRWSDLSALKWKDIQHTEGKGYFLHLTQKKTQDVIMHPINDKAVQILGTPLDPNEKIFYGLKYNDSNNDRLKRWVLKAGIEKKSLYTISGTHMLRLF
- a CDS encoding tyrosine-type recombinase/integrase; the encoded protein is MTLHNFRHTYATLILNKGADIFTVSKLLGHKNIRTTMIYAKILTETKVTAANLIDIDL